From a single Streptomyces liliifuscus genomic region:
- a CDS encoding ABC transporter: MTVTTRALLTPVLRTLPWRALAAGGAAGLLLAGIPRLLSGAPDPWLGLLALRGAALALALGLAFLLDDPARHITSAVPVRRPLRVGLRVALAAPWAALCWTAALFLVPEEVRPPVGALTLEAVATAVFALSAAALVVRRSTVTEPGVAVSAWLLSTAAAAFLLLPDGWALLVTPDDPRWTDTHERWAMLLTVALVVGSRACVEPLRTGLRFRPF; this comes from the coding sequence ATGACCGTCACGACACGCGCCCTGCTGACCCCCGTGCTGCGCACGCTGCCCTGGCGCGCGCTCGCGGCCGGCGGTGCCGCGGGGCTGCTGCTGGCCGGCATCCCGCGCCTGCTGTCCGGCGCCCCCGACCCGTGGCTCGGCCTCCTCGCGCTGCGGGGCGCCGCGCTCGCCCTGGCCCTCGGCCTGGCGTTCCTGCTGGACGACCCGGCCCGGCACATCACCTCGGCGGTGCCGGTGAGGCGCCCGCTGCGCGTCGGCCTGCGCGTGGCACTCGCCGCCCCGTGGGCCGCGCTCTGCTGGACGGCCGCGCTGTTCCTCGTACCCGAGGAGGTCCGGCCGCCGGTCGGCGCCCTCACCCTGGAGGCCGTCGCCACCGCCGTGTTCGCTCTCTCCGCGGCGGCCCTGGTCGTCCGGCGCTCGACCGTCACCGAGCCGGGAGTGGCGGTGTCGGCCTGGCTCCTGTCCACCGCGGCCGCCGCATTCCTCCTCCTGCCCGACGGCTGGGCCCTCCTGGTGACCCCGGACGACCCCCGCTGGACCGACACCCACGAACGCTGGGCCATGCTCCTGACGGTGGCACTGGTGGTGGGATCGAGGGCGTGCGTGGAACCTCTACGGACTGGGCTGCGGTTTCGCCCCTTTTAG
- a CDS encoding ABC transporter permease — protein sequence MSTVLETPVRAVEPTHPPRSWAAVFALARFEARELRMTVSFLGIAALYIAWIVWQSTQSQGDYPVLQDVDRATQTMPMLVGLAVMLGVNRAVVRSHRHDTDRHFDALVVEPWRRTVAHALSIVPAVLFTAVCVLVQFTWAALKPGAAGHGSPAELAVGPLTVLLFGALGVLFARLVRSVFAAPVILVLLLFGMLFVAPSSGSNWTSWLVPVVTESGSSPFPSDLLGRPAGWHVLYLVGLVLLAALVAVLVSGGRTTVVKAAVAGSLALTLVGAVGQSGGTPAGSTPARERATNSPAKVQSCLKHGGSTYCAFPEWTGRTADWAEVVDRVQNLAGGSAGGERLTVRQRVDATYGLTSDTAISPATTPGQVTVGTEWGGNRVPEFAAAAASVLVAGNEKAGSEVCDARMVTIMWLALGGESDPMTALRNVRLDDSVSGSAIVLSPTEPLSMSAEQTRIVVELLKKPRYSVVGKVKANWTELTSPKTPTARVAELLGVPAADKSAAGAGADGGSCDE from the coding sequence ATGAGCACCGTTCTCGAGACACCCGTCCGGGCCGTCGAGCCGACGCACCCGCCACGCTCCTGGGCCGCCGTGTTCGCACTCGCCCGCTTCGAGGCGCGCGAGCTGCGCATGACCGTCTCCTTCCTCGGCATCGCGGCCCTGTACATCGCCTGGATCGTGTGGCAGAGCACGCAGAGCCAGGGCGACTACCCGGTCCTCCAGGACGTCGACCGGGCCACGCAGACCATGCCGATGCTGGTCGGGCTCGCCGTCATGCTGGGCGTCAACCGCGCGGTCGTCCGCTCCCACCGGCACGACACGGACCGCCACTTCGACGCGCTGGTCGTCGAGCCGTGGCGGCGCACGGTCGCCCACGCGCTGTCGATCGTCCCGGCCGTCCTGTTCACGGCGGTGTGCGTCCTCGTCCAGTTCACCTGGGCCGCGCTCAAGCCCGGCGCGGCCGGACACGGTTCGCCCGCCGAACTCGCCGTCGGCCCGCTGACGGTCCTGCTGTTCGGTGCGCTCGGTGTCCTCTTCGCCCGACTGGTCCGCTCGGTCTTCGCCGCGCCGGTCATCCTCGTCCTCCTGCTCTTCGGGATGCTCTTCGTGGCGCCCTCGTCCGGCTCCAACTGGACGAGCTGGCTGGTTCCGGTCGTCACCGAGAGCGGCTCCTCCCCGTTCCCCTCCGACCTGCTGGGCCGCCCCGCCGGCTGGCACGTCCTGTACCTCGTCGGGCTCGTCCTGCTCGCGGCCCTGGTCGCGGTGCTGGTCAGCGGCGGGCGTACGACGGTCGTCAAGGCGGCCGTCGCCGGATCGCTCGCCCTCACGCTGGTGGGCGCTGTCGGCCAGTCCGGGGGCACTCCGGCCGGGTCGACGCCGGCCCGCGAGCGGGCGACCAACTCTCCGGCGAAGGTCCAGTCGTGTCTGAAGCACGGCGGATCCACGTACTGCGCCTTCCCCGAGTGGACCGGCCGCACCGCCGACTGGGCCGAGGTCGTCGACCGGGTCCAGAACCTCGCGGGTGGCAGCGCCGGGGGCGAGCGGCTGACCGTACGGCAGCGCGTCGACGCCACCTACGGGCTGACCTCCGACACCGCGATCTCCCCGGCCACCACGCCCGGCCAGGTGACCGTCGGCACGGAGTGGGGCGGCAACCGCGTCCCCGAGTTCGCCGCCGCCGCCGCGTCCGTGCTGGTGGCGGGGAACGAGAAGGCGGGCAGCGAGGTGTGCGACGCCCGCATGGTGACGATCATGTGGCTGGCGCTGGGAGGGGAGTCCGACCCGATGACCGCGCTCCGCAACGTCCGCCTCGACGACAGCGTCTCGGGCTCCGCCATCGTCCTGTCCCCCACGGAACCCCTGAGCATGAGCGCCGAACAGACCCGGATCGTGGTGGAGCTGCTCAAGAAGCCCCGATACAGCGTCGTCGGCAAGGTGAAGGCCAATTGGACGGAGCTCACCTCGCCGAAGACGCCGACCGCGCGGGTTGCGGAACTCCTGGGAGTACCGGCCGCGGACAAGTCGGCGGCCGGCGCGGGAGCGGACGGTGGCTCGTGCGACGAATGA
- a CDS encoding cupin domain-containing protein — protein sequence MTWHVAEDDLRAYARGELAAPMLWSADTHLLACARCRAQLAEVGDPVALDAGWERLDAELDAPRQGFLESLLVRIGVADHTARLLAATPVLRRSWLGAVVAVLVITVIVANAARTPESPAMFLALAPLLPLAGVALSYGPVLDPTYEMAVVSPMHGFRLLMIRTVPVLAVALVLNGLATLALPSYGLRALAWLLPALALTATGLALTPRLGPVLAPGLVGGTWVALLVVAEQTAQETLAPYTAAGQGVAAAVAALAAGLFYLGRDRFDSTSAHTPFAGHTDGGAA from the coding sequence ATGACCTGGCACGTCGCGGAGGACGACCTCCGGGCGTACGCGCGGGGCGAGTTGGCCGCGCCGATGCTCTGGTCGGCCGACACACATCTCCTCGCCTGCGCACGCTGCCGGGCACAGCTCGCCGAGGTGGGCGACCCGGTCGCCCTGGACGCGGGATGGGAGCGGCTCGACGCCGAACTGGACGCGCCACGGCAGGGGTTCCTGGAGTCGCTGCTCGTCCGGATCGGCGTGGCCGACCACACCGCCCGGCTGCTCGCCGCGACACCGGTGCTGCGCAGGTCCTGGCTGGGCGCGGTCGTCGCCGTGCTGGTCATCACGGTGATCGTCGCCAACGCCGCCCGGACGCCCGAGTCCCCGGCGATGTTCCTGGCCCTCGCACCGCTGCTGCCCCTGGCCGGGGTCGCGCTGTCGTACGGGCCGGTGCTCGACCCGACGTACGAGATGGCCGTGGTGTCGCCGATGCACGGGTTCCGGCTGCTGATGATCCGCACGGTTCCCGTGCTGGCCGTCGCGCTCGTCCTCAACGGCCTTGCCACGCTGGCGCTTCCCTCGTACGGACTGCGGGCGCTGGCCTGGCTGCTGCCCGCGCTCGCGCTCACCGCGACCGGGCTCGCGCTGACGCCCCGGCTCGGCCCGGTCCTCGCGCCCGGCCTGGTCGGCGGAACGTGGGTCGCCCTGCTGGTGGTCGCGGAGCAGACGGCCCAGGAGACCCTCGCGCCGTACACCGCGGCGGGGCAGGGCGTCGCGGCCGCGGTCGCCGCACTCGCCGCCGGGCTCTTCTACCTCGGCCGCGACCGATTCGACTCGACGTCCGCGCACACACCGTTCGCGGGCCACACGGACGGAGGTGCCGCGTGA
- a CDS encoding bifunctional metallophosphatase/5'-nucleotidase: protein MSATPHPYRRRRRTTRFLAAAAGVATVGALVAAMPASAGETGKKKPGHQKPGRYQDVQLLSFNDLHGNLEPPAGSSGRVTELQPDGTSKTIDAGGVEYLATHLRQAREGNKYSVTAAGGDMVGASPLISGLFHDEPTIEALNKLDLDVTSVGNHEFDEGAKELGRLQKGGCHPTDGCYVEGKKFKGADFPYLAANVLDEKTKKPILKPYWVWKKNGVKVGFIGVTLEDTPGVVSAEGVKGLKFKDEVETINKYAKELEKQGVKSVVALIHEGGLPASAAYNYDCDSPGGGDGISGPIVDIAKNITPKVDALVTGHTHAAYACTINDPSGKPRTVTSAASFGRLYTDTTLTYDRWTGDIARTAVASANHVVTRTVPKATDMTELIAKWNTLAAPIGNKPIGYISGDISNAGTESPIGDLIADAQLAYGKELDPGTDLALMNPGGIRAPLTYAAKGGEGDGVVTYAEGFTVQPFANTVNLQNFTGAQLVQVLKEQVTGVNAASPKVLQISKGLTYTLDLTKAGADRVVTDSIKLNGAAIDPAATYRVATNSFLAGGGDGFTTLGQGTGDLVGDDDLAALEKYLLANSSATNPIAPPAADRITVVK, encoded by the coding sequence ATGTCAGCCACACCTCATCCGTACCGACGCAGACGCCGGACGACCCGCTTCCTCGCGGCGGCCGCGGGCGTCGCCACCGTCGGCGCCCTCGTCGCCGCGATGCCGGCGTCCGCGGGCGAGACGGGCAAGAAGAAGCCCGGCCACCAGAAGCCGGGCCGCTACCAGGACGTCCAGCTGCTCTCCTTCAACGACCTGCACGGCAACCTGGAGCCGCCGGCCGGTTCCTCCGGCCGGGTCACCGAGCTTCAGCCGGACGGCACCAGCAAGACGATCGACGCGGGCGGTGTCGAGTACCTGGCGACGCATTTGCGCCAGGCTCGCGAAGGCAACAAGTACTCGGTCACGGCGGCCGGCGGCGACATGGTCGGTGCCTCCCCGCTGATCTCCGGGCTCTTCCACGACGAGCCCACCATCGAGGCGCTGAACAAGCTCGACCTCGATGTGACGAGCGTCGGCAACCACGAGTTCGACGAGGGTGCCAAGGAGCTGGGCCGCCTGCAGAAGGGCGGCTGCCACCCCACGGACGGCTGTTACGTGGAGGGCAAGAAGTTCAAGGGCGCCGACTTCCCGTACCTCGCGGCGAACGTCCTCGACGAGAAGACCAAGAAGCCGATCCTCAAGCCCTACTGGGTGTGGAAGAAGAACGGCGTGAAGGTCGGCTTCATCGGCGTCACGCTTGAGGACACCCCGGGTGTCGTCTCCGCCGAGGGCGTGAAGGGCCTCAAGTTCAAGGACGAGGTCGAGACGATCAACAAGTACGCCAAGGAGCTGGAGAAGCAGGGCGTCAAGTCCGTCGTCGCGCTGATCCACGAGGGCGGGCTGCCCGCCTCGGCGGCGTACAACTACGACTGCGACTCGCCCGGTGGCGGCGACGGCATATCCGGCCCCATCGTGGACATCGCCAAGAACATCACGCCGAAGGTCGACGCGCTGGTCACCGGCCACACCCACGCCGCGTACGCGTGCACGATCAACGATCCGTCGGGCAAGCCCCGTACGGTCACCTCGGCCGCGTCCTTCGGGCGGCTCTACACCGACACGACGCTCACGTACGACCGCTGGACCGGCGACATCGCCCGGACCGCCGTCGCCTCCGCGAACCACGTGGTCACGCGTACCGTGCCCAAGGCCACGGACATGACCGAGCTGATCGCGAAGTGGAACACGCTCGCCGCGCCGATCGGCAACAAGCCCATCGGCTACATCTCCGGTGACATCTCCAACGCCGGCACCGAGTCCCCGATCGGCGACCTGATCGCCGACGCGCAGCTCGCGTACGGCAAGGAGCTGGACCCCGGGACCGACCTCGCGCTGATGAACCCGGGCGGTATCCGGGCGCCCCTCACCTACGCGGCCAAGGGCGGCGAGGGCGACGGCGTGGTGACCTACGCCGAGGGCTTCACGGTCCAGCCGTTCGCCAACACGGTGAACCTGCAGAACTTCACCGGCGCCCAGCTCGTCCAGGTGCTCAAGGAGCAGGTCACCGGCGTGAACGCGGCCTCGCCGAAGGTGCTCCAGATCTCGAAGGGCCTGACCTACACGCTCGACCTGACGAAGGCCGGAGCCGACCGTGTCGTCACCGACTCGATCAAGCTGAACGGTGCCGCGATCGACCCGGCCGCCACCTACCGCGTCGCGACGAACAGCTTCCTCGCGGGCGGCGGCGACGGTTTCACCACCCTGGGTCAGGGCACCGGCGACCTGGTGGGCGACGACGACCTCGCGGCCCTGGAGAAGTACCTGCTGGCGAACTCCTCGGCCACGAACCCGATCGCGCCGCCCGCGGCCGACCGGATCACCGTCGTGAAGTAG
- a CDS encoding ABC transporter ATP-binding protein, giving the protein MSDLPTTPTVSASGLTLRYGGTAALDDVSVRLGEGVTGLLGPNGAGKTTLLRVLATAVPPDKGAFTVLGNDPATTAGRQEVRRALGYLPQSPGFHPDFTAFEFVDYVAILKELTDRTARHREVRRVLEDVALSDVRGKRIKKLSGGMRQRVALAAALVGDPGFLVLDEPTVGLDPEQRMRFRELIARAGEGRTVLLSTHQTEDVAMLCHRVIVMVRGRVRFEGTPAELTARAAGRVWSSTERDPGAWAGWRTGTGSFRNVGEPPEGADLVEPTLEDGYLLTLDGEASEVAAA; this is encoded by the coding sequence ATGTCTGACCTTCCTACGACGCCGACGGTGTCCGCCTCCGGGCTGACCCTCCGCTACGGCGGCACGGCCGCGCTCGACGACGTGTCGGTGCGGCTCGGCGAGGGCGTCACCGGGCTGCTCGGTCCCAACGGGGCAGGAAAGACAACCCTGTTGCGGGTACTGGCCACCGCCGTGCCCCCGGACAAGGGGGCGTTCACGGTGCTCGGCAACGACCCCGCCACGACCGCCGGACGGCAGGAGGTGCGGCGCGCGCTGGGCTATCTGCCGCAGTCACCCGGCTTCCACCCGGACTTCACGGCCTTCGAGTTCGTCGACTACGTGGCGATCCTCAAGGAGCTGACGGACCGCACCGCCCGCCACCGCGAGGTGCGGCGGGTCCTGGAGGACGTCGCGCTGTCCGACGTACGGGGCAAGCGCATCAAGAAGCTCTCCGGCGGGATGCGGCAGCGGGTCGCGCTGGCCGCGGCCCTCGTCGGCGACCCCGGTTTCCTGGTCCTCGACGAGCCGACCGTCGGCCTCGACCCCGAACAGCGCATGCGTTTCCGGGAGTTGATCGCCCGGGCGGGGGAGGGGCGGACCGTGCTGCTCTCCACCCACCAGACCGAGGACGTCGCGATGCTCTGCCACCGTGTGATCGTCATGGTCCGCGGCCGTGTCCGCTTCGAGGGCACCCCGGCCGAGCTGACCGCACGGGCGGCGGGCCGGGTGTGGAGCAGCACCGAACGCGACCCGGGCGCGTGGGCCGGATGGCGCACCGGCACCGGCTCCTTCCGCAACGTAGGCGAGCCCCCCGAGGGCGCCGACCTCGTCGAACCGACCCTGGAGGACGGCTACTTGCTCACCCTCGACGGCGAGGCCTCGGAGGTGGCGGCCGCATGA
- a CDS encoding RNA polymerase sigma factor, whose translation MRETRSDGDLLRAIAADGDRRAFEELYRRYAPWLGARLRGRCADAGIVDDVVQETFLAVWRGSARYREEGDVAGWLWRIGSRRLIDALRGDGARGRLRQALARLRHRDEASAEERVLAGVEHGDLAGALVRLSPELRAVLQATVIDGLTTREAAVLLGIPPGTVKTRALRARKQLREELA comes from the coding sequence GTGAGGGAAACGAGAAGCGACGGGGATCTGCTGCGGGCCATCGCGGCGGACGGTGACCGGCGCGCCTTCGAAGAGCTGTACCGGCGGTACGCGCCGTGGCTCGGAGCACGGCTGCGCGGTCGGTGCGCGGATGCCGGGATCGTCGACGACGTCGTACAGGAGACGTTCCTCGCGGTCTGGCGCGGCAGTGCCCGCTACCGCGAGGAGGGCGATGTGGCCGGCTGGCTGTGGCGCATCGGCTCCCGGCGGCTGATCGACGCGCTGCGCGGCGACGGCGCCCGGGGCCGGCTGCGGCAGGCGCTGGCCCGGCTGCGGCACCGGGACGAGGCGTCCGCGGAGGAGCGCGTGCTCGCGGGGGTGGAGCACGGGGACCTCGCGGGCGCCCTCGTCCGGCTGTCGCCGGAGCTGCGGGCGGTCCTCCAGGCCACGGTCATCGACGGGCTGACCACCAGGGAGGCGGCCGTCCTGCTCGGCATCCCGCCGGGGACGGTCAAGACACGGGCCCTGCGGGCCCGCAAGCAGCTGCGGGAGGAGTTGGCATGA
- the mshD gene encoding mycothiol synthase — protein MTSEDTAPAVPARSLDILSALSPEQTEAVLDLLAEAARADGQQAVSEQGRLQLRGGAREGVRHLLLTSQDRLVAYAQLEDTDPVEAPAAELVVHPAHRGHGHGRALGNALLAESGKRVRVWAHGGHSAARHLAQVLGLTLFRELRQMRRPLTDLDLPAPKLPDGVHVRTFVPGEDDSAWLAANAAAFAHHPEQGSLGQRDLDDRKGEPWFDPAGFFLAFRGEELIGFHWTKVHAEEGLGEVYVVGVRPGAQGGGLGKALTTIGLRYLEGRGVPTAMLYVDADNKAAVAVYERLGFVTHETDLMYRTES, from the coding sequence ATGACCAGCGAAGACACCGCACCGGCTGTCCCGGCCCGCTCCCTCGACATCCTGTCCGCACTGAGCCCCGAGCAGACCGAGGCCGTGCTCGACCTCCTCGCGGAGGCCGCCCGGGCCGACGGCCAGCAGGCGGTGTCCGAGCAGGGCCGGCTGCAACTGCGCGGTGGCGCCCGGGAGGGCGTCCGGCATCTGCTGCTGACCTCCCAGGACCGGCTCGTCGCGTACGCGCAGCTGGAGGACACCGACCCGGTCGAGGCCCCGGCCGCCGAACTGGTCGTCCACCCGGCGCACCGGGGGCACGGGCACGGGCGGGCGCTCGGCAACGCGCTGCTCGCCGAGTCCGGCAAGCGGGTGCGGGTCTGGGCCCACGGCGGCCACTCCGCGGCCCGCCATCTCGCCCAGGTCCTCGGCCTCACGCTCTTCCGCGAACTGCGGCAGATGCGGAGGCCGTTGACGGACCTGGACCTGCCCGCGCCGAAGCTTCCCGACGGTGTGCACGTACGGACGTTCGTGCCCGGTGAGGACGACTCGGCGTGGCTGGCCGCGAACGCCGCCGCCTTCGCGCACCACCCCGAGCAGGGTTCGCTCGGTCAGCGGGACCTCGACGACCGCAAGGGTGAGCCGTGGTTCGATCCGGCCGGGTTCTTTCTCGCCTTCCGGGGCGAGGAGCTGATCGGCTTCCACTGGACGAAGGTCCATGCGGAGGAGGGGCTCGGGGAGGTGTACGTCGTGGGCGTACGGCCCGGGGCTCAGGGGGGTGGGCTCGGCAAGGCCCTCACCACGATCGGGCTTCGGTATCTGGAGGGGCGGGGGGTGCCGACGGCGATGTTGTACGTCGATGCGGACAACAAGGCGGCGGTGGCTGTTTATGAGCGGCTGGGGTTCGTCACGCACGAGACCGACTTGATGTATCGGACGGAGTCCTGA
- a CDS encoding GntR family transcriptional regulator, translating to MVEYRIDRRSGVATYVQIVQQTKQALRLGVLEPGDKLPTAREVVEATAINPNTVLKAYRELEREGLVEARRGLGTFVRRSLGAAPADHTALRSKLTAWVDEARKEGLEREDIGALFASVLDEKCPEGER from the coding sequence GTGGTCGAGTACCGCATCGACCGGCGCAGCGGTGTCGCCACGTACGTCCAGATCGTCCAGCAGACCAAGCAGGCCCTGCGGCTGGGCGTCCTCGAACCGGGCGACAAGCTCCCCACGGCCCGTGAGGTCGTGGAGGCCACCGCGATCAATCCGAACACCGTTCTGAAGGCCTACCGCGAGCTGGAGCGCGAGGGCCTGGTCGAGGCCAGACGCGGCCTCGGCACATTCGTACGGCGCTCGCTGGGCGCCGCACCCGCCGACCACACCGCCCTGCGCTCGAAGCTGACCGCCTGGGTGGACGAGGCACGCAAGGAAGGCCTGGAGCGCGAGGACATCGGCGCGCTCTTCGCCTCCGTACTGGACGAGAAATGCCCTGAGGGGGAGCGATGA
- a CDS encoding LmeA family phospholipid-binding protein, producing the protein MRTPHPISAHSHSPPNPYEDLAALDDGPLEDFLQVEEPVVIEGAEQEAEWAPPNHRRGSRDRRGSGARPRRRTRRRGRSPFAGLSLAVKAVIAVLVLAAFLALGDRWALLYAERTAAEKVRDQLKLSASPEVEIDGFPFVTQILDQRLDSVSVTVPDVAADRVSLAKVSATATGVRVDGGPTSLRGVRIPELHGEVLLSFDDLNRELGASQMTFTGHGGDEVRARGVLPVAGHDLRMRADARIERDGERGISTEVGGMRLDIGDLATFRPGTRESQGLHLTRKSATRLAKEKKKAKELLSVPSIAKRIGVPDSAVKEALSDDSKFEEFTGSPRFAGQLMKVNLIDLAVANPALLKRLGFDLALLDGLSRLTRPALVDRLSIGFRLPKPPKGELTLRDVRVQKDGIRVRVTGQGLAIGK; encoded by the coding sequence ATGCGTACCCCCCATCCCATCTCGGCGCATTCCCACTCCCCTCCGAACCCGTACGAGGATCTCGCCGCCCTCGACGACGGACCCCTTGAGGACTTCCTCCAGGTGGAGGAGCCGGTCGTGATCGAAGGGGCCGAGCAGGAGGCGGAGTGGGCACCGCCCAACCACCGCCGGGGCTCCCGCGACCGCCGGGGCTCCGGGGCCCGCCCCCGCCGTCGCACCCGCCGGCGCGGGCGAAGTCCCTTCGCCGGACTGTCCCTCGCCGTCAAGGCCGTCATCGCGGTGCTCGTTCTCGCCGCCTTCCTCGCCCTCGGCGACCGCTGGGCGCTCCTGTACGCCGAGCGCACCGCGGCCGAGAAGGTACGGGACCAGCTGAAGCTGAGCGCGTCCCCCGAGGTCGAGATCGACGGCTTCCCCTTCGTCACCCAGATCCTCGACCAGCGGCTCGACTCCGTGTCGGTCACCGTCCCGGACGTGGCGGCCGACCGGGTCTCCCTGGCGAAGGTCTCCGCCACCGCGACGGGCGTACGGGTCGACGGCGGACCCACCTCCCTGCGCGGCGTCCGGATCCCGGAGCTGCACGGCGAGGTGCTGCTCTCCTTCGACGACCTGAACCGCGAACTCGGCGCGTCCCAGATGACGTTCACCGGTCACGGCGGCGACGAGGTGCGCGCACGCGGGGTGCTGCCCGTCGCCGGGCACGACCTGCGGATGCGGGCCGACGCACGGATCGAGCGCGACGGCGAGCGCGGTATCTCGACCGAGGTCGGCGGTATGCGCCTGGACATCGGCGACCTGGCCACCTTCCGTCCCGGCACCCGCGAGTCCCAGGGACTGCACCTGACCCGCAAGTCCGCCACGCGCCTGGCGAAGGAGAAGAAGAAGGCCAAGGAGCTGCTGTCGGTGCCGTCGATCGCGAAGCGGATCGGCGTGCCGGACTCCGCGGTCAAGGAGGCGCTGAGCGACGACTCCAAGTTCGAGGAGTTCACCGGCTCTCCCCGTTTCGCCGGCCAGTTGATGAAGGTCAACCTCATCGACCTCGCCGTGGCCAACCCCGCGCTCCTCAAGCGCCTCGGCTTCGACCTGGCCCTCCTCGACGGCCTCTCCCGCCTGACGCGCCCCGCCCTCGTCGACCGCCTCTCCATCGGCTTCCGCCTCCCGAAGCCCCCGAAGGGCGAACTGACCTTGCGGGACGTGCGCGTGCAGAAGGACGGGATCAGAGTGCGGGTCACCGGGCAGGGCCTGGCGATCGGCAAGTAG